A stretch of the Aegilops tauschii subsp. strangulata cultivar AL8/78 chromosome 4, Aet v6.0, whole genome shotgun sequence genome encodes the following:
- the LOC109733282 gene encoding cyclin-SDS-like, translating to MPPTMLAPVPTRPRSHPFRRRRDAAAPLPAQIAAAMAGKRPAESSTSASSSFRSEVVSTTTATSSAALAAAQQRPEKRPRRQDSGEARPAASECSEVIGGATARPAEVEASESSCLRSILHPDLACPELLADDADATEYSSACDELTQSDAEEEVLSAPSPCTDYSLSPLLDTSSSSSSEDDDDEDGAPPSYTFSLFLDYAKQFVPCVQHKAHAVADAVPIPEWKQFDDLEDEESYEQFRRRERRGVVACDYTEVYASMPGNCGRHVVEQRSVMVNWIIEHGHVAELQPETLFLGIGLMDRFLTRGYLKGSRNVQLLGIACITLATRIEENQPYNSIMQKSFMVGINLYSRSEVVAMEWLVQEVLDFQCFVTTVHNFLWFYLKAAKADDKVEDLAKHLALLTLLDHKHLSYWPSTVAASVVALACLATDKESSCHRVMETHSRTKDDDLPECLMSLEWLINYAS from the exons ATGCCTCCCACCATGCTCGCGCCGGTGCCCACGAGGCCGCGCTCCCACCCCTTCCGCCGTCGGAGGGACGCGGCTGCTCCGCTCCCAGCCCAGATcgcggcggcgatggcggggAAGCGGCCAGCGGAGTCGTCCAcatcggcctcctcctccttccgcaGCGAGGTCgtctccaccaccaccgccacctcctccgccgccctcgccgcggcgCAGCAGCGCCCGGAGAAGAGGCCCCGGCGCCAGGACTCGGGCGAggcccggcccgccgcctccgaGTGCTCGGAGGTCATCGGCGGCGCCACGGCGCGCCCCGCGGAGGTCGAGGCCTCCGAGTCATCCTGCCTCCGCTCCATCCTCCACCCCGACCTCGCCTGCCCCGAGCTGCTCGCCGACGATGCCGATGCGACGGAGTACTCTTCGGCCTGCGACGAGCTCACGCAGTCCGACGCGGAGGAGGAGGTACTCAGTGCTCCCAGCCCCTGCACCGACTACTCCCTCAGCCCCCTGCTCgacacctcctcttcctcctcctccgaggacgacgacgacgaggacggcgcccccccttcctacACCTTCTCCCTCTTCCTCGACTACGCCAAGCAGTTCGTCCCCTGTGTGCAGCACAAGGCGCACGCCGTCGCCGACGCCGTCCCCATCCCAGAG TGGAAGCAGTTCGATGACTTGGAGGACGAGGAGAGCTACGAGCAGTTCCGGCGGCGCGAACGGCGGGGAGTGGTGGCGTGCGACTACACAGAGGTGTACGCCTCCATGCCGGGCAACTGTGGCCGTCACGTCGTGGAGCAGCGTTCTGTCATGGTGAACTGGATCATCGAG CATGGGCATGTGGCAGAGCTGCAGCCAGAGACATTGTTCCTGGGAATTGGACTGATGGACCGCTTCTTGACACGTGGATACCTAAAGGGCTCTAGGAATGTGCAGTTGCTGGGCATTGCCTGCATCACCCTAGCCACCCGCATTGAAGAGAACCAGCCATACAATAG CATCATGCAGAAGTCTTTCATGGTAGGGATCAACCTTTACAGCCGGAGCGAGGTCGTCGCCATGGAGTGGCTGGTTCAGGAGGTCCTCGACTTTCAATGCTTCGTCACAacagtccacaattttctctg GTTCTATCTGAAGGCAGcaaaagcagacgacaaagtgGAGGATCTGGCCAAGCACCTGGCCCTGCTCACACTTCTGGACCATAAGCACCTCTCCTACTGGCCCTCGACCGTGGCAGCCTCGGTGGTGGCCCTTGCCTGCCTTGCCACTGACAAGGAGTCCTCGTGCCATCGGGTAATGGAG ACTCACTCGAGGACGAAGGACGACGATCTGCCCGAATGTTTAATG AGTCTGGAGTGGCTGATAAACTATGCTTCGTAG